AGTATAATTAAAGCAGCAGAAACCTCTTTATGAAAACGAAAGTACATAGGGGTGAATTAATATCTGAAATGCATTATTTGATCAATAAAATAGATTTTTTTTACCTATTTTATTTGTTATATGTAAGGTCTTCAAAACATGTCAAAAATCAAAGTTAAAAATCCCGTCGTAGAGCTTGATGGTGATGAAATGACCCGAATTATCTGGGATTTCATTAAAAAGAAATTAATCCTGCCTTATTTAGATATAGAACTTAAATACTATGATCTCTCTGTTCAAAAAAGAGATGATACCAATGATCAAATTACTATCGATGCTGCGAATGCTATTAAGACATATGGTGTAGGTGTAAAATGTGCAACCATTACTCCAGACGACAATAGAATGAGTGAGTTTAATTTGAAAAAAATGTGGAGATCTCCAAATGGGACTATTCGCAATATACTAGATGGAACTGTTTTTAGGCAGCCTATTATTTGTCAAAATATTCCTCGAATTGTTCGAACTTGGAATGATCCTATAGTAGTTGGCAGACATGCTTTTGGTGATCAATACAGAGCAACAGAAATGCAAATTACTAAGCCAGGGAAACTTTATTTAAAATTCGTTTCTGAAGAAGGTGAAACTTTTGAAGAAGAAGTATTTCAATTTCAAAATAATGGTGTTGCGCTATCCATGTATAATTTAGATGATTCTATTAGAGGATTTGCTCGGGCTTGTTTCAATTATGGTTTAAATTTGAAATGGCCAGTTTATTTATCTACTAAAGATACAATTCTAAAAAAATATGATGGAAGGTTTAAAGAATTATTCCAAGAAGTCTTTGATGCTGAGTTCAAAAAAAGTTTTGAGGAAAACAATATAATTTATGAGCATCGTTTAATTGATGATTTAGTTGCTTCAGCAATGAAATGGAGTGGAAAATTTGTTTGGGCTTGTAAGAATTACGATGGAGATGTTCAATCAGACTCTGTCGCGCAAGGATATGGATCTCTTGGTATGATGTCGAGCGTACTCATGACACCAGATGGCAAAACGATAGAGTCAGAGGCTGCTCATGGCACAGTAACACGACACTATAGACAGCATCAAAAAGGTGAAAAAACTTCTACCAACCCAATTGCATCAATTTTTGCATGGTCTAAAGGTTTATATTTCAGAGGTCAGTTTGATCATAATCAGGATTTAATGAATTTTGCTAATAACTTGGAGAAAACATGCATCGAAACAGTGGAGTCTGGACAAATGACAAAAGATTTAGCAATTCTTGTAAGCCCTGATACCAAATGGATGAACACAGAAGATTTTTTAAGTTGTTTAGATGTAAATCTGCAAAAAAAACTTGCCTAAATTTGCTCTCGAATGCTAGAAAAAGCCTGATTTATATTGCTTTTTTGATCTCCACCAGCTTGGGCAAAATCCACTCTTCCCCCACCACCCTTTGAACCAAGATGATCAAATGAGGATTTGATCAAAATCCTAGCATCGTATTTATCAATTAAATCTTTAGTCAAACCAATGATAATAGATACTTTATCTTCATTAATAGTTATGCAAGCAAGAATAGAGTTCTGTTTTTCAGATTTAAACTTATCATAAACAGACCTTAATTCTTTAGGAGGGAGACCTTCAATAACTTGAGTTATGTAATTGACGCCATTAATTTCATCAACAGTGATTTGATTATTACTTTCGCTAGATAAAATTGATTTATTTTTTAAAGTATTTAAATAATTTTCTAATTTTTTAATGTAAACAGTTTTGTTGCTATCTTGAAAATTTATCTGACCGGATAGGTCTTTAATTTGTTTTTCTAAATTATTTATATTTTCATTTTGTTGGATTTCTAATTTCTCTTTTTCTTTACTTCTAAGTGAAAGATATTCATCAACTTTATCAAATGTAAGGGCCTCAATTCTTCTAACGCCTGAAGAAACGGACTCTTCATTAATAATAAGAAACTTACTAATTTCAGTAACATCATTTACATGAGTACCTCCACATAATTCTATAGAATATGGATTATTGTTTTTAGATCCAAGAGTGACAACTCTTACTTCATCTCCATATTTTTCACCAAATAATGCTATCGCACCTGCTTTAATCGCATCCTCTTGAGATTTTATTTCTATATTAGATCTTGAAGTAGTTTTGATTACTGAATTTACTTCATCTTGAATCTTATTTATATCATCCGAGGATATTTGTTTATTATGACTAAAATCAAATCTTAACTTTTCAGAATTTACTAAAGAGCCTCTTTGAGCAACATGATTTCCTAATGTATTTCTTAAAGCTGCATGAAGAAGATGGGTAGCTGAGTGATTTTTCATAATTAAAGATCTTCTTTCTTCATCGATGGAGAGATCTACATCTTCGCCTACTTTCATACTTCCTGAAATTAATTTTCCAAAATGAATAAAAATACCTTGGGGAGTTTTTTTTGTATCCGTTACTAAAAATTCTCCATTCTTTGATTTAATTGTACCTGTATCACCTACTTGGCCACCTGACTCGCCGTAAAAGCATGTATTTTCAGTAATAATAATGCCTCCCTCACTTGACTGGTCTTCTAAGTAATCGACCTCATTGAAATTTTCTAAAATAGATATGATTTTGGAGTCAATTCTATTTTTTTCATAACCATTAAAATTTGTAGGATTATATTTTTTTGCTAACTCAAACCATATTTTTTGAGTTGCGGTATCTCCACTGCCTTTCCATGAGGCTCTGGCCTCTTCTTTCTGAGCCTCCATAGCTTGATTAAAAGACTCAGTATCAATAACTATATTTTTTGATTTTAAAAAATCTTGAGTTAAATCAAGAGGAAATCCAAAAGTATCATATAACTTAAAAGCTACCTTGCCATCCAATGTATTATTTTTAATATTTGGAATTTCTTGGGATAATATGTCTAACCCTTTGGTGAGAGTTTCACGGAATCTAACTTCTTCATCTTGTAAAGTCTCCGTGATTAGATCGGCTCTAACATTGAGTTCATCGTAAAACCCGCTCATTAAATTTTGAAGATCTTTGAATATTTTTGAAAATAAAGGTTCCCGTGAGCCTAACGTATAAGCGTGACGAATACCTCTTCGTAAAATCCTTCTAAGAACATAACCTCTTCCTTCATTTGAGGGTATTACCCCATCGGCAATTAAAAAAGAAGATGCTCTTAAATGATCTGCAATAACCCTAAAACTTGCTTTGTTTTTTTCATTTATTTTTGTTTTAATTAATTCCTGAGTGGCATTAATTATATTGGTAAACAAGTCAGATGAATAATTATCATTACTTCCATTAAGAAGAGCAGTAATTCTTTCCAATCCCATTCCTGTATCTACACAAGGTTTTGGTAAATCTATTCTTTTTTGAGGGTCAATCTGCTCATATTGCATAAAAACTAAATTCCATATCTCAATGAAACGGTCACCATCCTCGTCAGGAGAACCTGGAGGTCCACCAAAATATTTCTCTCCATGATCGAAAAAGATCTCAGAGCAAGGACCACATGGGCCAGTATCTCCCATGGACCAAAAATTATCTGAGGTAGAGATCTTAATAATTCTACTATCAGGTAATTTGGCAATCTTTTTCCAGTATTTTTCAGCCTGTTCATCGTCATGGTAAATAGTAACTAAAAGTTTATCCGGGTTAATTTCATATTTTTTTGTAATTAAATCCCAAGCAAAATAAATTGCCTCTTCTTTGAAATAGTCACCAAATGAAAAGTTACCAAGCATTTCAAAAAACGTATGGTGCCTTGTTGTAAAACCTACATTTTCTAAATCATTGTGCTTACCACCTGCTCTTACACATTTTTGTGAAGTTGTAGCTCTTGTATAAGATCGTTGTTCTAATCCGGTAAATACATTCTTAAATTGAACCATTCCAGAGTTAGCAAACATTAGGGTTGGGTCATTATCTGGAACAAGAGAACTAGAACTCACATGGGAGTGTCCTTGGTCTTTAAAATAATCAATAAAAGTATTTCTTACTTGGTTAGAAATCATAACCTAGCAATATAGATTAATTTATTTGAAAATTAATACTTATTCTTCAGTTTTTTTTTCAGGAGTATCGTCGGGTAAAGCCGGTGGATCGATCATTAATTCTTCGACAGTGTTAGAATTTGACCTAATCCTTGTCTCAATTTCCTCTAATAGAGCTGGATTGTCTTTTAAAAACTGTTTTGTGTTTTCTCTGCCTTGGCCGATCTTCTCATCTTTATAGGAATACCAAGCGCCAGATTTATCAATAATATCAGCTTGAACACCCAAATCGATAATTTCACCAATTTTTGAAATTCCTTCTCCATACATAATATCGAATTCAACCTGCTTAAAAGGTGGAGCCATTTTATTTTTGACTACTTTTACCCTAGTCTGATTACCGATAATGTTATCTTTGTCTTTAATGGCACCAATTCTTCTAATATCAAGTCTAACAGAAGAGTAAAATTTAAGCGCATTTCCGCCTGTGGTAGTTTCTGGGCTTCCAAACATTACACCTATCTTCATTCTCAATTGGTTAATAAAAACGACCATTGTATTAGTTTTTGAAATAGAGCTAGTTAATTTTCTAAGAGCTTGACTCATTAATCTAGCTTGAAGACCTGGAAGTGAGTCTCCCATCTCGCCTTCAAGTTCTGCTCTTGGCACCAAAGCAGCTACAGAGTCTATGACCAAAAGGTCTATTCCCTCTGACTTAACTAAAGTATCAGCTATTTCTAAAGCCTGTTCTCCAGTATCAGGTTGTGAAATCAAAAGTTCATCTATATTGACACCAAGTTTTTTTGCATAACCAGGATCAAGAGCATGTTCGGCATCAATGAAGGCACATGTTCCGCCCATCTTTTGAGCTTCTGCAATTACATGAAGTGTTAAGGTAGTTTTACCCGAACTTTCTGGACCATAAACTTCTACAACTCTTCCTTTGGGCAATCCGCCTATACCTAAAGCTATGTCTAAGCCTAAGGAACCTGTTGAATAAACATCAACATTACCCATATCTTCATCTTTTTTTCCAAGCATCATTATGGAGCCTTTTCCATAAGATTTCTCAATGCTACTAATAACTGTTTTTAATTTGTTTAAATTGTCTTTTTTATCCATGATTCTATTATAAATAGTAAATAATTGTACTTACTAAACAAGAACAAACATGGAAAATAGCCCGATTTTTAACGATTTTATTCCTGGTGCGTTAGTTAAATGTCCATCGCAACCCAGTTGGGGCATAGGTCAAGTTCAGTCATGTATTAATGGTAAAGTTACAATTAACTTTGAGAATGTTGGAAAAAAAGTTATAGATTTAATGTTCATAAACTTAGAATTAATAGAAAATGCTGGCTGATCAATTTAAACGTAAAATCGACTATTTAAGAGTGTCTGTCACAGATCGTTGTGATCTAAGATGTACTTATTGTATGGCCGAAGATGTCACTTTTTTACCTAGACAAGAAGTCTTAACTATTGAGGAGATCATAAAATTAATTGATGTCTTTAATGAATTAGGTGTAAAAAAATTTAGACTAACAGGAGGGGAGCCCTTAGTTAGAAAAAACATCATTTCTGTAATTGAGCATTTATTTGAATTAAAAAAACAAAATAAAATTATAGAACATACTTTAACTACTAATGGAACCAATTTAGAAAAGTATTCTTCTACTCTAAAAAATAATGGAATTGATAGAATTAACGTATCTTTAGACAGCCTGAGCCCAATAAAATATAAAGAAATCACAAAGTGGGGCAATCTAGAAAAAGTTATAGTTGGAATTCGCTCTGCAATTAATGAGGGTATCAAGGTAAAAATAAACACCGTACTGACTCAAGATTTTAATGATGAGGAAATATTTGAAATCATAAATTGGTGTGAAAAAAATTCCTGTGATATTTCATTAATTGAAGTAATGCCTATTGGATCTATTGGTGAGAAAAGATTTGATCAATACCTTTCTATGAAGACCTTTGAGGAAAAATTAGTAAAAAAATTAGAATTAGTTCCATCAAAGTATCGAACAAATGGCCCTTCAAGGTATTTTACTAATTCAAAAAACGATCAGAAAATTGGTATTATTTCTGCTATTTCTCATAATTTTTGTGATACTTGCAATAGAGTTAGGCTTACTTGTACTGGGAAGTTATACATGTGTTTAGGCCAAAATGATTTTGTAGACTTAAAATTTGCACTCAGAAATCAATCAAAAGCTGATATTATCAAACTTATTGAGTATGCAATGTCTATTAAACCAAAATCTCATAATTTTGAAATCAATAAAAATAATTATGAAGGATATGTTGATAGATATATGAATGAAACTGGTGGTTAATTATGAAAATTAGTTTTGTAGCTTTTCCTTTAGAAAAAAATTTGAAAGCTCAGGCTGAGTTAATTGAAAAATATGGTAACCATAGCCCTGAAGAAGCAGACTTCATCGTTGCGCTAGGTGGTGATGGATTTATCCTTAAATCTCTTCACGATTATTTAAAAATCAACAAACCTATTTTTGGTATGAATTTTGGTTCAGTTGGTTTTCTAATGAATGAATTTAGTCTAGAAGGCCTTAATGAAAGACTAAAAAGAGCTCAACTTACAAAACTACGTCCTTTGGTAATGAAAACTCTTTCTCCCACAGGAAAAGAAGTTAAAGCAATAGCAATAAACGAAATCAGTATAAGAAGGGAAAAATATCAAGCATCAAAACTTCAAATAATAATTGATGATGAGGTTAGAATGGAAGAATTAGTTTGCGATGGCGTTATCATTTCAACCTCAGCTGGTAGCACAGGTTATAATTATTCTGCTTCTGGCCCAATTATCCCTTTAGGAAGTAATGTTATTGCCCTTACGGCTGTGAGCGCCTATAGCCCTAGACATTGGAGAGGTGGCCTTTTAAAAGACACTGCCAAAATAAAAATAGTAAATAATCAACCTAGTAAGAGGCCTATCGTCGCCCATGCAGATCATATTGAAGCCAAAGACGTTACTTCTGTAGAAATAGAAATGTCCGAAGGCTTAGAAATACCCTTGCTCTTTGATAATAATCATAAAATAGAAGAAAGGGTCTACAAAGAAATGTTTAAATCACAGTAACCGTTCATTGTTAATTTTAGTAAAAGTTTTTTTTTTAGTTCTTTTTATACATACAAAACCTATTTTCGCCTCTGAAGAATGCAGTAATGAAAAAAATTTAAAAATTGGCCTGATAAATAATGATTATATTGATTACCAATATTATCTCTATTATGAACTTGGAAACTTTGTTCAAGAAAATAATATTGATTTTGAATTAGCTTTTGTTGATCAAAACATTGATGAATTTGACATAGTTTTTGGTGAATTTAATCAACTTAAAAAATTATCAAGTAAAGAAATTTTATTACCTAATCAGATTAAAAAATTTTATGAAAGCAATGGTTTAGACATTAAATACAATATTTTACCCTTAGATTTAGATACTTTAATAGTTCTGAGCTATGAAACAATTTCAATAAAATATTTGGAAGAACTCAGTAATATTTTTAGTCCAATAAAATATACTTTCGGTATGAACTTTAATAATAATAATTACTTATCTAAACTCATATCATTCTCAAGTCATCAACAAATAATAGATATGAAGTCCCATACAGTTGAGTCAACTTTAAGTTCTTTGAATAAAATTTATAGTAATACCAA
The window above is part of the alpha proteobacterium HIMB59 genome. Proteins encoded here:
- a CDS encoding isocitrate dehydrogenase, NADP-dependent (PFAM: Isocitrate/isopropylmalate dehydrogenase~TIGRFAM: isocitrate dehydrogenase, NADP-dependent, eukaryotic type); protein product: MSKIKVKNPVVELDGDEMTRIIWDFIKKKLILPYLDIELKYYDLSVQKRDDTNDQITIDAANAIKTYGVGVKCATITPDDNRMSEFNLKKMWRSPNGTIRNILDGTVFRQPIICQNIPRIVRTWNDPIVVGRHAFGDQYRATEMQITKPGKLYLKFVSEEGETFEEEVFQFQNNGVALSMYNLDDSIRGFARACFNYGLNLKWPVYLSTKDTILKKYDGRFKELFQEVFDAEFKKSFEENNIIYEHRLIDDLVASAMKWSGKFVWACKNYDGDVQSDSVAQGYGSLGMMSSVLMTPDGKTIESEAAHGTVTRHYRQHQKGEKTSTNPIASIFAWSKGLYFRGQFDHNQDLMNFANNLEKTCIETVESGQMTKDLAILVSPDTKWMNTEDFLSCLDVNLQKKLA
- a CDS encoding RecA protein (PFAM: recA bacterial DNA recombination protein~TIGRFAM: protein RecA), coding for MDKKDNLNKLKTVISSIEKSYGKGSIMMLGKKDEDMGNVDVYSTGSLGLDIALGIGGLPKGRVVEVYGPESSGKTTLTLHVIAEAQKMGGTCAFIDAEHALDPGYAKKLGVNIDELLISQPDTGEQALEIADTLVKSEGIDLLVIDSVAALVPRAELEGEMGDSLPGLQARLMSQALRKLTSSISKTNTMVVFINQLRMKIGVMFGSPETTTGGNALKFYSSVRLDIRRIGAIKDKDNIIGNQTRVKVVKNKMAPPFKQVEFDIMYGEGISKIGEIIDLGVQADIIDKSGAWYSYKDEKIGQGRENTKQFLKDNPALLEEIETRIRSNSNTVEELMIDPPALPDDTPEKKTEE
- a CDS encoding hypothetical protein (PFAM: conserved hypothetical protein) — its product is MENSPIFNDFIPGALVKCPSQPSWGIGQVQSCINGKVTINFENVGKKVIDLMFINLELIENAG
- a CDS encoding alanine--tRNA ligase (PFAM: DHHA1 domain; Threonyl and Alanyl tRNA synthetase second additional domain; tRNA synthetases class II (A)~TIGRFAM: alanine--tRNA ligase); translation: MISNQVRNTFIDYFKDQGHSHVSSSSLVPDNDPTLMFANSGMVQFKNVFTGLEQRSYTRATTSQKCVRAGGKHNDLENVGFTTRHHTFFEMLGNFSFGDYFKEEAIYFAWDLITKKYEINPDKLLVTIYHDDEQAEKYWKKIAKLPDSRIIKISTSDNFWSMGDTGPCGPCSEIFFDHGEKYFGGPPGSPDEDGDRFIEIWNLVFMQYEQIDPQKRIDLPKPCVDTGMGLERITALLNGSNDNYSSDLFTNIINATQELIKTKINEKNKASFRVIADHLRASSFLIADGVIPSNEGRGYVLRRILRRGIRHAYTLGSREPLFSKIFKDLQNLMSGFYDELNVRADLITETLQDEEVRFRETLTKGLDILSQEIPNIKNNTLDGKVAFKLYDTFGFPLDLTQDFLKSKNIVIDTESFNQAMEAQKEEARASWKGSGDTATQKIWFELAKKYNPTNFNGYEKNRIDSKIISILENFNEVDYLEDQSSEGGIIITENTCFYGESGGQVGDTGTIKSKNGEFLVTDTKKTPQGIFIHFGKLISGSMKVGEDVDLSIDEERRSLIMKNHSATHLLHAALRNTLGNHVAQRGSLVNSEKLRFDFSHNKQISSDDINKIQDEVNSVIKTTSRSNIEIKSQEDAIKAGAIALFGEKYGDEVRVVTLGSKNNNPYSIELCGGTHVNDVTEISKFLIINEESVSSGVRRIEALTFDKVDEYLSLRSKEKEKLEIQQNENINNLEKQIKDLSGQINFQDSNKTVYIKKLENYLNTLKNKSILSSESNNQITVDEINGVNYITQVIEGLPPKELRSVYDKFKSEKQNSILACITINEDKVSIIIGLTKDLIDKYDARILIKSSFDHLGSKGGGGRVDFAQAGGDQKSNINQAFSSIREQI
- a CDS encoding molybdenum cofactor biosynthesis protein A (PFAM: Molybdenum Cofactor Synthesis C; Radical SAM superfamily~TIGRFAM: molybdenum cofactor biosynthesis protein A, bacterial), giving the protein MLADQFKRKIDYLRVSVTDRCDLRCTYCMAEDVTFLPRQEVLTIEEIIKLIDVFNELGVKKFRLTGGEPLVRKNIISVIEHLFELKKQNKIIEHTLTTNGTNLEKYSSTLKNNGIDRINVSLDSLSPIKYKEITKWGNLEKVIVGIRSAINEGIKVKINTVLTQDFNDEEIFEIINWCEKNSCDISLIEVMPIGSIGEKRFDQYLSMKTFEEKLVKKLELVPSKYRTNGPSRYFTNSKNDQKIGIISAISHNFCDTCNRVRLTCTGKLYMCLGQNDFVDLKFALRNQSKADIIKLIEYAMSIKPKSHNFEINKNNYEGYVDRYMNETGG
- a CDS encoding ATP-NAD kinase (PFAM: ATP-NAD kinase), with amino-acid sequence MKISFVAFPLEKNLKAQAELIEKYGNHSPEEADFIVALGGDGFILKSLHDYLKINKPIFGMNFGSVGFLMNEFSLEGLNERLKRAQLTKLRPLVMKTLSPTGKEVKAIAINEISIRREKYQASKLQIIIDDEVRMEELVCDGVIISTSAGSTGYNYSASGPIIPLGSNVIALTAVSAYSPRHWRGGLLKDTAKIKIVNNQPSKRPIVAHADHIEAKDVTSVEIEMSEGLEIPLLFDNNHKIEERVYKEMFKSQ